The region GAACTGCAGTATGTACAGCCGATGCATTTCCTCTCATCAACCCAAACTGCTTTTTCCCTTAACTTCCCTCCAAGGACTGGATCTCTACCACTAAGCTCAAAATCTTCATTATTAGGTGCTTCGTATGCAACATTTGGATCATAAATATCATTTGAAGGCTGATATTCAATAGACCTAGTTTCAAAAGCAGCTCTAGGATCAAAAGTCAATTTTCAAAACAGTCTTAGGAATCCCAACGAGTAACTACCAATTCAATTGATCCATCTAAATTTTGCTTTTGCTCAGACACTTGAAATCCTTCTTGAGAAGTTGAATCAAGAACAGTGTTTAGAGCATAACGTTGAGTGACCTGAGCTAAAAATCTCTCAATTGGTATTGATTGTTTCCAGAGATCAAGGTCAGTTACAAGTTCATATGATTTTGAGCCTTCATTCCAACGAAATCCAATGTCTGCTCCTTTACTCATCTGAACAGTCATTTGAGCTTTTACCGTTTGACCTCTATAACCTCTAACTAGATTTTCACCTTCGTTGGGGACATAACCTAAGTCTATTAGAGCCTGTTTAAGGAACTCTTTCTTACGAAGTTGAGTTTTGACTGTGCTGAAATGTGACATCAGTGGATTTCTGCAGTAATTGTCTGTTTTTGAACGTTTTCACGAAGAAAGGTATCAGAGGTTGGCTCTCTCCTTTCAACGGTGCCTAAGGCTTCCTCAAGCTTCTCAGTTAAATCAATACATGCCTCACCAATAAGACCTTCAACGGTTTCTTCAACACGTCCATCTTGTCGGATTTTAAAGCGCAATGTGCGTTGTGGCATAAAATTGAAGCCCTAAGTCACGCATGATATAGAAAAAAACTCTAGAAACGCGAATTATTAATTACAACGAATTGTTTTTGTACCAAAAATTAAACCAATTGACCATCATCAATCAGTGATTTTAATTTTTTTTGTACCTCTGGATTATCCAATTGCTCCAAAGCTGTCCTGGCCTCATACCTGACAGAAGGCTCTCTATCATTTAATAAAACAGAAATAAAAGTTTCTACTATTTGAATTTGGATTCCCGGACTCAAAAGTTCATAAAGGCGGCCTAAAGACCAAATACAGTTACTTCTAACTATTGGTTCACCATCTACTTGCAAACTTTCAAGTAATTGATTCGCTGCTGGGGAAGAGCTCTCTGCTGAATTTAGTCCAACCTCTGCCAAAGAGCTGGATGCCCATAATCTCACGGCAGCGACATCTTGTTTTAATGCATTAATCAGAGGTTCTAGTACTGGAGCGTCAGTGTAATTGCCGAGACTCCATGCAGTAGCTTTACGCACATAAGCGTTACTATCAAATCTCAATAAATGCAACAGAAGATCTATAGCTTGTGGACAAGGATTTCTCCCTAAAGCATAAACAGCACTCATCCTGACGACAGGAGATGGCTCGTCAAGTAAAGGCAATAAGAATGGCAGAGCTCTCGGGTCTCTATGTTCGCAAAAGACTCTTAAGCCCTGGAGTCTCTCATTATTTCCGGATTGCAGCCATTTCAACGCAACATCACATTCTTTTGATGAATTCCATTGCTCTCCATCAATTTTATCTAATTCAATTTCATCTAAAGGATCTCCTGCCAATTGAGCAGCTAATTCTCTAGCCAAAAGATCAGGGTCTATGGCCAAATTAGCCAACCCTTTTTCACTTAATTTTTGATTTTCATCATTCATAGCTCTGACAGAGGAAGAGCAAACTAATTAATTGGTGCTGGAGCAAGCATATCCCCGGGGAGCCATATACGAGCGCTAACAGCGAACAAAGCAACAGCAAAAAGAGCAACAATCAAAATAGGGAAAAGAGTTGTTCGTAAAAAACCCAAAGTTACAAATTAATTAGAATTCTATTCTGCTCTAAATTTTGACCATTTGGCTATCGAGGGTCAACTTTTTGAGTCATTAGTTTTGTTTTCTTAATTAAAAACACACAGCTCACAAAAATTAAAAGCGCAATCCAAGCGCTCCTTTCTTGATGCAATAAGAAAGCCCCAATGCTAATTAATCCACCATAGAGAATTCCTGAGGCTAAAACGAATCGAGATCCAATCAAAGAAAAATTGTCAACCGGATTGATATTCAGACTTTTCCTTATTGTTTTCCAACCAGGACCTGGGGGGTTTACCTGCATCACAAATTGATTGAGTGTCTCCTCAGACTCTGGCTCAGTAAAAAATAAAGTAAGCAACCAAATTACAGCAGTAAATGAAGTGGTAAATAAGAGTCTTTTTCCAAAATCTTCAATTATAAAATAGGGCGAGACTGAGGTAATTAAGCCTATAAAAAAACCACTCAACATTGCGGAAAGCTCCGCTAGAGCATTAACTCGCCACCAAAACCACCGAAGAACAAGGACAGCACCTGGTCCTGTACCTATTGCAATAACAAGTCTAAACATTGAACCAATACTGTTACTAAATAGAGCCGTGACGACTCCAATTAGCAGCAATAAAATACTTGCAACCTGGCCTATAAGAATCATTTCTTTAGGGCCAGCCGATGGCCTCACAAATCTTTTATATAAATCATGAGCAAGATAACTTGCTCCCCAATTAATTGAAGTACTTACGGTACTCATAAATGCAGCAACCAATGAAACCACGACTAATCCAAGTCCAACAGGTGGCAAATATGTAATAGCGAGGTTTGGATAACTTAATTCCCAGTCAGCTTGTTGAGGCAAGAGAACTAAACCAGCCAAGCCAACTAAAATCCAAAGCCAACTACGAATAAGATAATTAACAATTAAAAAAACTATTCCTGCCAAAGTTGCTTGTTTTTCATCTTTAGTAGCCAATAAACGCTGAATAAATTCCCCACCACCATCACTACGTCTAAAACTCCACCACTGTAAAGAAATAAAAGCGAAAAAAGTAGTAATACTTATTCCTGAACTATCCAACCACTTGAAACCATCTTTATTAAATGTCCATGGAAATAAAGAAAGGAGCTCAGGTCGATCTAATGCCTCTAACTTTGTTAATAATTCGGTCATACCACCTGAAGCATCAAGCGCTACAAAGCAAACAGCAAACGCGCCTAAAAGAGCTAATACAAGTTGTATAAAATCATTTACCACTACTGCCCAAAGGCCACCTACAACAGTGTAAACAAGCAAAAACAAAGCAACTAAAAACATTAGAAGTATCGTGTCAGTAAAGGGGCCAAACACAATATGTCCATCCACGACACCTAATGATTCAGCCACTTTACGCATTGCCAGAAATGCATAACCAATCCCAATACAATTAATCGGAACAGAAAGCAAGAAAGCTTTTATACCTCTTAAATAAGCAGCTGATTTGCCCCCATAACGTAATTCAGTGAAGGCAGCATCAGTTAATACTCCACTACGCCTCCAAAGTGGAGCGAATACAACTGTCATAGCCACATGTGCAAGTCCAAAACTCCACCACTCCCAGTTTCCGGCCAAGCCTCTAGTTCCAATAATGCCTGCCACATAAAGAGGAGTATCAATCGAGAACGTTGTTGCAGCCATAGACATACCTGCAAGCAAACCATTCAGACGACGGCCCGCAACAAAATAGTCTGCCTCATTATGATTTTTTAGAGATATATAAATCCCCAATACCAAAGAAAATATTAAATAAAGAAATAAAATAAACCAATCAATAACACTCATAAGATCTCACAAATCATATTTTTTTCTTGCTTAATTAATTTTTATTGTATCGATTGTTTGCCTTCTTAGCTGTCCACATGCCGCATCTTTATCTCTACCTCTACTTGCACGAACACTTACAGCAACTCCTTTATTTTCTAAAAGCTCTCTAAAGCCATTAACCCTGGATTGGCTTGGTCGTTTAAAGTTTTCTTCAGCAATTGGATTATAAGCTATTAAATTAACATGGCTCTGAAAACCTCTCATCAAATCAGCTAACTGCTCTGCATGAATATCTTTGTCATTCAACCCTCCAAGAAGTATATACTCAAAACTTACTCGTCTACCAGTGAGTTCTATATATTTTTTACAGTCTTTGAGTAATGAATCGATTGGATAAGAACTCGCTGAGGGAATAATTGATTCACGCAAGGTCTGATTAGATGCATGAAGGCTAACAGCAAGAGTGAATTTAACTCTTCCTAAACGCTCTTGAGCTAATTTTGCTAAATCTGGGAGAGTATCCGGTATGCCAACAGTGCTAACAGTTATCTTCCTTTGACCAATGCCTATATCATTCGTCAGACATTCAATAGAGTCTAAAACGTTGCGAATATTTAGAAGTGGCTCGCCCATGCCCATAAACACCACATGAGTGGGTCTCCTATTCATTGTTTCTCTGACACTAATAACTTGATCAACGATCTCATTCACATTAAGAGATCTATTAAGCCCGCTTTTACCAGTCGCACAAAATTTGCAACCCATAGGACAGCCAATTTGACTTGAAACACAAACAGTCAGTCTTTTGTCTGTTGGTATTCCTACTGTTTCTATAATCTCATCATCGATAGTCCCCATCAATAATTTTAATGTCTTATCTTCTGATACAACCCTATTGATTTCCTCAAGTCTTCCGATCTTTATTCCTTTATGTTCTAATGAATCTCGCCATTTCTTTGGCAGTACAGTAATTGAATCTAAACTTTTTGCCCCTCTTTGATAAATCCATTCATGAATTTGCCTACCTCGAAAAGCTTTTTCACCTTCCTGGCGAGCAAATTCTTCAAGATCTTTTGAACCTAAGCCAAGCAAGGATGCATTACTTGATAGTTTAGGGAATTTTGTCACCAATTCATTAATCCATGTCCCAACTTAAATTCCAAAAGAACTAATGCAATAAAACCAATCATTGCCCATCTACCATTAACTCTTTCAGTATGTGTATGAAAGCCATAGCGTGGTAATTTACGCTTGGGGACTACAGGTGGATCAATCATCGATGGACTTTAAAGTAGAAGAACTAAATATTAGAAAGTTTATAAGAACATTGTAGAGATTCATTTATTCATCTGAAAGTAAGCCCTCTTCTTGCAAGCCCTCCAACGCAGCAGGGTCTGGCATTTGGTCTTCAGAAGATTCATCATCACCGATTGGTCGCGCAAATGCTGCGAAATTACTCGTTGTAGGATCAATGCCATGTCTACTTCTAGTTGCCTCTAAATCCTCTTCACTTGGATCATCCAAAACAGAGGTATTCTTAGCGACTGGGGAAGAAGGCATGTCAACAGTATAGTCAGGTCTAAGATTTTGTATCCTTCGATAACCCGCTGGGTCTTCCGCAAGAATATCTGGATGAGGACCTGCTTCGGCATTTAACTCTTCGACAAAGCCACTAAAGCCAGTGCCGGCAGGGATCAGGCGACCAATAATTACATTTTCTTTAAGTCCACGAAGCCAATCAGATTTACCTTCAATAGCCGCTTCGGTAAGAACTCGGGTTGTTTCTTGGAATGAAGCCGCTGATATGAAACTATCAGTATTAAGTGATGCCTTTGTTATACCAAGTAAAACAGGAGTAAATTCCGAGGGGGCGCCTCCAGTAATGGATATAGCCTGGTTAGTATCTTCAACTTGCCTCAGTTCTATTAACTCTCCTGGTAAAAATGTTGTATCTCCCGCATCTTCTATTCGTACTTTACTCGTCATCTGTCGAACAATTACTTCTATGTGCTTATCGTCTATAGCTACACCCTGCGATTTATAAACATTTTGAACCTCGCTTACCATCCTATGCTGAAGCTTAGCTATAGCCTCCTGAGCTGCATCCATTAGAGGTTTTTTATCACGTAAGTCTGTAAAGAAACATTCCAAAAGCTCATGTGGATTTACTGGACCATCAGTCAATAATTCACCAGCTACAACTTGTTGGCTATTTCTAACCATTACATTACGTCCCAACAAAATTGGATATTCAGAGATTGCATCATTGTCCTCAATAACAGATACAACTACAGCGTCATCGTCATCACCTTTTTTAATATCTACTGTGCCGGACTTTTTACACAAAATAGCAGAATCCCTGGGCCTACGAGCTTCTAGCAATTCTTCGATCCTTGGTAGACCTTGAACAATATCACCTGTTTTTTGTCTTTCAAACACTAACAAAGCCAGGCCATCACCTCTTTGCACCAGATCACCATCACGAACATGCAGGACTGAATCTGGGGAGACCATATAAGGCCTACCAAGACGCAACTTCACTTTCTTACCATCAATATTTTCTATTTCGCCGCAAGCGCCAATTAGTTGGTCTTTAGATACAAAGTCTCCATCTACTACTCTTTGTCCAACTTTCAAAAGAGTAGTTCCTTTGGAATCAATTGTTATTGTATCTTCATCCCTTTCAACGATAAGTCGACGAACAGGGTCACCGTCAATGGCATCAGGAAGTTGAACAATACCTTCTTGCTTACACAATATCTGGGTTGTAGCTACAACGTCTCCAGCTGCAACAACTTGAGCATGTTCTATCTGTAATTCAGTATGTGTTGACCCATGGCTAGAATCAGAAGTTGTATCTCGTCTAACTAAAATACTTTCAAGAATAACTAATTTCAATCTATTAATACTCTTTGAATTCAAATCTTTTATGACTTCTACATCTACTGTCATCTGTGGCGTTGTATCAAACGTCTCAAGCATGAGTTGAGTTTTAAGCAACTCAATACCTTCAACAGATTTAATAAGCTCACCATCCTTGAAAGCAAGTCTTTGAGAGGCTTTGATTCCTAGTGATGGTCCTTTAGGTTGTTTAACATGCTCTAATTCAGGTAATTGTGCTTGGTCAGGAATAGTGAATTCCTCTACAGGTCTTAATAAGAGACCTTTACCTTCTGGTGTTTCAACTGATTGAACCATGACCATTGAATCAGTCTTAATCCCTTTTGCGATTATTTCTCCAGGATTAACTATTTGCCCATCACCTGCGAACCTATCAAGTGCTTTACTTTCTTTACATAGTTTAAAAGTACCGCTTCTGACTATAATTTCGCGGAGAATATCATTTTTTTGTGTAACAGTAACTATTCCAGCAGTTTGACTAAAAATATCTTTGACAACTTCTGTCCCTGCCTCTATCCATTGACGATCTTTAATCATTAATAATGAGATATCCTTATTTATTTCATGAGTTTCTTGAGGGACCCACAATAAAGTGCCACCTTTACTAACTTCATACCCATTCTTTGCAGAACGAGCTTTTTTAATTGTCAACCCAGGGGCATATTTAACAAGTCCACCTGTTTGAGTTTTAAACCGATCGTCTGCTAATTCAGCTATTACCTCGTTATTCCCAATTTTACTTCCAGGGATAGTATTCAATCTATAACGTGTATTGTCTTTTGCTTCAAGATGCCATATTTCCCCTGAATGACTCGACTCTTCATGCAATTCAAAATCATTCAAAGTCATAGAGGTTGTGACTATTTGAACCTCTCTAGAGTCACCAATAGAATCTCTGAGCCTTACTTCACCTCCAAACTCACTTGCCTGACTTGCTTCAGCTAAAACTTGTCCCTCCTTTACCGAAACATTGCCGGAAACAACTGGCTTAGCATTCGGAGGTAAATTGTACACGTCTCCTGCTAGCACCCAAAGTCGACCAAGTCGCTGAGCTTTAAGTGTTATATTCCCTTGCCTATCCGTAACCTCTCTGGGTTGGATAATGGTTTCATACCTAACTTGTCCAGCCAAATCACATATAACATCTTTAGTAGCCTTTTCAACACTTTTTTGAACAGCTCCACTCGCAATCTGAGCAACAGTTACATCTATATCAATATTTTGATCATTGTCTACAAAAAGTAAAGAACCCATTGGTATATCAATCTTCTGAGGTTTAGCACCAGTTGCCGGAATAATTTTTAGGTTGAAATCAACTTCTGCTTGCTGCGCTTCAACGCCATGCGGTGTTCTATAGCCTCTTACTCGTGCCTTCGAACCAAACTCAACTTTTCCTGCGAGAGTGGAACGAACAACACCAGTTTCTGCTGTTGAAACCCCACCAGTATGGAAAGTCCTCATAGTTAATTGGGTACCTGGCTCCCCAATAGATTGAGCAGCAACGATACCTACTGCTTCCCCTAAATCAACGAGTTGATTATGCGCCAGTGCCCAGCCATAACATTTACGACAGACTGATCTAGTCGCCTCACATGTAAGAGGCGATCTAACCCTGACACTTTGAATATTTGATTGTTCAAATTTCTTAGATAGCTGAGGATCAATTGGAGTATCTCTTTCAGCCAAAACTTCCTGCTCTACGTTAACTACTTGTTCGGCTGTCAGGCGTCCAACAAGCCTATTACCAAACTTTTCATCCTCTGCATTTATTGAAATTGATCTTGTAGTACCACAATCCTCTTCTCTAACAATTACGTCTTGAGCGACATCAACTAAGCGTCTAGTTAAATATCCAGAGTCAGCAGTTCTTAAAGCAGTGTCAACAAGACCTTTACGAGCTCCATAAGAGGAAATGACATATTCAGTGACCGTCAAACCCTCTCTAAAATTAGTGCGTATTGGTAAGTCAATGATCTCACCTTGAGGATTAGCCATTAATCCTCTCATCCCAACAAGCTGACGAACCTGAGACATATTTCCTCTGGCTCCTGAGTTAGCCATCATCCATACTGAATTTAATGGATCGTTTTGATTGAAATTCTTTTTGACAGCATCAACTAATCTTTCATTAGTCTCAGTCCAAGTATCTATAACTTTTGTATGTCTCTCGACCTCAGTAATTTCACCTAATCTATAGCATTCCTCTGTAGAAGTGATTAGTTCTTCGGCCTGACCGAGTAAATCTTGTTTAGCCTCTGGAACCTTTAAATCATCAACAGAAATTGAAACTGCTGCCTGGGTTGCATACCTGAAACCAAGATCTTTCAAGTTATCTGCCATAGCAGCAGTTGCTGCTGTTCCATGATGCTTGAATGCCCATGCAACTAAATTTTTCAAACCTTTCTTATCAACTACTTTATTTCTAAAGGGCGGAGGAGTTTTAGAAAGTCTTTGAACAGCTTTCATCTCTGCTGCTTTTTTTGCTTTAGAGCCTCTTTTTGCTTTTGTTTTAGTAGAGGATTTACGAGTTTTAGGAGAGGAAGAAGTCATGTTGAAAAGCGATTCAAGAAAAAAGGGAATTTGTTCTAAGAGTTATCAGGTGGCTGCTACAGCATCAATAATTGTATGGTTCATGACAACCCGGCCAACTGTAGTCAATATGTAACGGCTAATTAAACTTCCATCTTCATCCAATCGGTCACGTCGATATGTCCATTCCTCGATACGAGTACCATCTTTCAAAGTCTCTGTCTTACGAGGTTTCTGAAGCTCATCGTCATCCTCAATTTCACCAGAAAATCGAACCCAAACCCAATCATGTAAATATATCCTTTTATCTTCAAGTGCTTGTAAAACGTCTTCAAGTGATGCATAGGTATGGGCATGATCTCCAAACTTTGGTTGGTCTGCTTGAGGATGAATTGCGGTCAGGTAATAAGAGCCTAAAACCATATCTTGAGATGGGGTAACAATTGGATCACCAGTTGCAGGGGAAAGAATATTGTTACTAGCTAGCATTAACATCCTTGCCTCAGTTTGCGCCTCAATTGCTAAAGGCACATGAACAGCCATTTGATCTCCATCAAAATCAGCGTTAAAAGCTGGACATACCAATGGATGTAGCTGTATAGCACGTCCAGCAACTAATTTAGGCTCAAAAGCCTGAATTCCTAGTCGGTGCAAGGTAGGTGCCCGGTTAAGCAGGATAGGATGACCGTCTATAACTTCCTGTAATACCTGCATAACTTCATCGTCGGCTTTCTGTATTAATTTCTTTGCTGCTTTGATGTTATTGACAATATTCTGGCGAATCAATCTGTGAATTACAAAAGGCTGAAAAAGCTCTATAGCCATTTCCTTTGGCAATCCACATTGATGCATTTTCAACTTCGGACCAACTACTATTACCGAGCGACCTGAATAATCAACTCTTTTTCCAAGCAAATTCTGTCTAAATCTACCTTGTTTACCTTCGATAATATCGCTCAATGATTTCAAGGGACGATTATTTGCGCCAACAACAGTTCTTCCCCTTCTACCATTATCAATAAGTGCATCTACAGCCTCTTGGAGCATCCTTTTTTCATTTCTAACTATTATCTCTGGGGCTAATATTTCCTGAAGCCGAGCAAGACGATTGTTCCTATTAATTACTCTTCTGTATAAGTCATTTAAATCTGAGGTAGCGAATCGCCCCCCATCTAATTGCACCATAGGCCTCAAATCAGGAGGTATCACAGGTATCGCATCTAAAACCATCCACTCTGGACTTGCACTAGTCGCAATAAAATTATCTATTACCCTTAGTCTTTTGATAAGCTTAGCCCTTTTTTGACCTTTGCTTGTTGCAATTTCTTCTCTCAATTGCTCAGCAACTTCCTTTAGATTTAAATCTTCAAGTAATTGTTTTAAAGCCTCTGCACCTATCCCAACAATAGGTTCATTCTCTATAGTTGAATCCTCAGCGTAAATCTCGTCTTCAATCTCAAGCCATTCATCTTCAGTTAGTAGCTGCTTATATTTTAAATCTTTACTATCCCCGATATCTAAAACAACATAACAATTAAAGTAAACAATTTGCTCAACATCTCTGAGAGGCATGTCTAACAAAATAGCGACATAGCTAGGAATACCTTTTAAATACCAAACATGCGATACGGGAGCAGCCAATTTAATAAAACCCATTCTATGCCTCCTCACCCGACTTTCTGTTACTTCAACACCGCATCTTTCACAAACAATTCCACGATGTCTAACTCTCTTATATTTTCCACAATGACATTCCCAGTCCTTAGATGGACCAAAAATCTTTTCACAAAACAACCCATCCATTTCAGGTTTAAGTGTTCGATAGTTTATTGTTTCTGGTTTAGTTACTTCCCCTACTACCTGACCATTGGGCAAAGTTCTTTGCCCCCATTCCATTACTCGTTCAGGAGAGGCTAGTTTTATTTTGACATAATCAAAATGATTTTCCGTACGTAGATTGCTATTAGTCATGAGAGATTAGTGGTGTTTAGATGATTTGTTTCGTTTTAGTCGATTACTCCTCGTATTCTTTACCTAATGATTCATAGGTTGGTCTACTTGGCGTGCTCCTCCGTGGATTGACATCTTGCATTAGATCAACTTCTTTTCCATCATCTGTATAAACTCCAATATCTAATCCCAATGACTGAAGTTCTCTCATT is a window of Prochlorococcus marinus str. MIT 0917 DNA encoding:
- a CDS encoding ferredoxin, which codes for MTFDPRAAFETRSIEYQPSNDIYDPNVAYEAPNNEDFELSGRDPVLGGKLREKAVWVDERKCIGCTYCSSVATNTFAMEPEQGRARAFRQDGDSDELIQEAIDTCPVDCIDWVSFEDLIKLEEVIKNHHFRNLGLPPVT
- a CDS encoding DUF1257 domain-containing protein — encoded protein: MSHFSTVKTQLRKKEFLKQALIDLGYVPNEGENLVRGYRGQTVKAQMTVQMSKGADIGFRWNEGSKSYELVTDLDLWKQSIPIERFLAQVTQRYALNTVLDSTSQEGFQVSEQKQNLDGSIELVVTRWDS
- a CDS encoding DUF2997 domain-containing protein yields the protein MPQRTLRFKIRQDGRVEETVEGLIGEACIDLTEKLEEALGTVERREPTSDTFLRENVQKQTITAEIH
- a CDS encoding HEAT repeat domain-containing protein; amino-acid sequence: MNDENQKLSEKGLANLAIDPDLLARELAAQLAGDPLDEIELDKIDGEQWNSSKECDVALKWLQSGNNERLQGLRVFCEHRDPRALPFLLPLLDEPSPVVRMSAVYALGRNPCPQAIDLLLHLLRFDSNAYVRKATAWSLGNYTDAPVLEPLINALKQDVAAVRLWASSSLAEVGLNSAESSSPAANQLLESLQVDGEPIVRSNCIWSLGRLYELLSPGIQIQIVETFISVLLNDREPSVRYEARTALEQLDNPEVQKKLKSLIDDGQLV
- a CDS encoding sodium:solute symporter family protein codes for the protein MSVIDWFILFLYLIFSLVLGIYISLKNHNEADYFVAGRRLNGLLAGMSMAATTFSIDTPLYVAGIIGTRGLAGNWEWWSFGLAHVAMTVVFAPLWRRSGVLTDAAFTELRYGGKSAAYLRGIKAFLLSVPINCIGIGYAFLAMRKVAESLGVVDGHIVFGPFTDTILLMFLVALFLLVYTVVGGLWAVVVNDFIQLVLALLGAFAVCFVALDASGGMTELLTKLEALDRPELLSLFPWTFNKDGFKWLDSSGISITTFFAFISLQWWSFRRSDGGGEFIQRLLATKDEKQATLAGIVFLIVNYLIRSWLWILVGLAGLVLLPQQADWELSYPNLAITYLPPVGLGLVVVSLVAAFMSTVSTSINWGASYLAHDLYKRFVRPSAGPKEMILIGQVASILLLLIGVVTALFSNSIGSMFRLVIAIGTGPGAVLVLRWFWWRVNALAELSAMLSGFFIGLITSVSPYFIIEDFGKRLLFTTSFTAVIWLLTLFFTEPESEETLNQFVMQVNPPGPGWKTIRKSLNINPVDNFSLIGSRFVLASGILYGGLISIGAFLLHQERSAWIALLIFVSCVFLIKKTKLMTQKVDPR
- the rlmN gene encoding 23S rRNA (adenine(2503)-C(2))-methyltransferase RlmN; translated protein: MTKFPKLSSNASLLGLGSKDLEEFARQEGEKAFRGRQIHEWIYQRGAKSLDSITVLPKKWRDSLEHKGIKIGRLEEINRVVSEDKTLKLLMGTIDDEIIETVGIPTDKRLTVCVSSQIGCPMGCKFCATGKSGLNRSLNVNEIVDQVISVRETMNRRPTHVVFMGMGEPLLNIRNVLDSIECLTNDIGIGQRKITVSTVGIPDTLPDLAKLAQERLGRVKFTLAVSLHASNQTLRESIIPSASSYPIDSLLKDCKKYIELTGRRVSFEYILLGGLNDKDIHAEQLADLMRGFQSHVNLIAYNPIAEENFKRPSQSRVNGFRELLENKGVAVSVRASRGRDKDAACGQLRRQTIDTIKIN
- a CDS encoding high light inducible protein; translated protein: MIDPPVVPKRKLPRYGFHTHTERVNGRWAMIGFIALVLLEFKLGHGLMNW
- a CDS encoding DNA-directed RNA polymerase subunit beta'; the protein is MTSSSPKTRKSSTKTKAKRGSKAKKAAEMKAVQRLSKTPPPFRNKVVDKKGLKNLVAWAFKHHGTAATAAMADNLKDLGFRYATQAAVSISVDDLKVPEAKQDLLGQAEELITSTEECYRLGEITEVERHTKVIDTWTETNERLVDAVKKNFNQNDPLNSVWMMANSGARGNMSQVRQLVGMRGLMANPQGEIIDLPIRTNFREGLTVTEYVISSYGARKGLVDTALRTADSGYLTRRLVDVAQDVIVREEDCGTTRSISINAEDEKFGNRLVGRLTAEQVVNVEQEVLAERDTPIDPQLSKKFEQSNIQSVRVRSPLTCEATRSVCRKCYGWALAHNQLVDLGEAVGIVAAQSIGEPGTQLTMRTFHTGGVSTAETGVVRSTLAGKVEFGSKARVRGYRTPHGVEAQQAEVDFNLKIIPATGAKPQKIDIPMGSLLFVDNDQNIDIDVTVAQIASGAVQKSVEKATKDVICDLAGQVRYETIIQPREVTDRQGNITLKAQRLGRLWVLAGDVYNLPPNAKPVVSGNVSVKEGQVLAEASQASEFGGEVRLRDSIGDSREVQIVTTSMTLNDFELHEESSHSGEIWHLEAKDNTRYRLNTIPGSKIGNNEVIAELADDRFKTQTGGLVKYAPGLTIKKARSAKNGYEVSKGGTLLWVPQETHEINKDISLLMIKDRQWIEAGTEVVKDIFSQTAGIVTVTQKNDILREIIVRSGTFKLCKESKALDRFAGDGQIVNPGEIIAKGIKTDSMVMVQSVETPEGKGLLLRPVEEFTIPDQAQLPELEHVKQPKGPSLGIKASQRLAFKDGELIKSVEGIELLKTQLMLETFDTTPQMTVDVEVIKDLNSKSINRLKLVILESILVRRDTTSDSSHGSTHTELQIEHAQVVAAGDVVATTQILCKQEGIVQLPDAIDGDPVRRLIVERDEDTITIDSKGTTLLKVGQRVVDGDFVSKDQLIGACGEIENIDGKKVKLRLGRPYMVSPDSVLHVRDGDLVQRGDGLALLVFERQKTGDIVQGLPRIEELLEARRPRDSAILCKKSGTVDIKKGDDDDAVVVSVIEDNDAISEYPILLGRNVMVRNSQQVVAGELLTDGPVNPHELLECFFTDLRDKKPLMDAAQEAIAKLQHRMVSEVQNVYKSQGVAIDDKHIEVIVRQMTSKVRIEDAGDTTFLPGELIELRQVEDTNQAISITGGAPSEFTPVLLGITKASLNTDSFISAASFQETTRVLTEAAIEGKSDWLRGLKENVIIGRLIPAGTGFSGFVEELNAEAGPHPDILAEDPAGYRRIQNLRPDYTVDMPSSPVAKNTSVLDDPSEEDLEATRSRHGIDPTTSNFAAFARPIGDDESSEDQMPDPAALEGLQEEGLLSDE
- a CDS encoding DNA-directed RNA polymerase subunit gamma — its product is MTNSNLRTENHFDYVKIKLASPERVMEWGQRTLPNGQVVGEVTKPETINYRTLKPEMDGLFCEKIFGPSKDWECHCGKYKRVRHRGIVCERCGVEVTESRVRRHRMGFIKLAAPVSHVWYLKGIPSYVAILLDMPLRDVEQIVYFNCYVVLDIGDSKDLKYKQLLTEDEWLEIEDEIYAEDSTIENEPIVGIGAEALKQLLEDLNLKEVAEQLREEIATSKGQKRAKLIKRLRVIDNFIATSASPEWMVLDAIPVIPPDLRPMVQLDGGRFATSDLNDLYRRVINRNNRLARLQEILAPEIIVRNEKRMLQEAVDALIDNGRRGRTVVGANNRPLKSLSDIIEGKQGRFRQNLLGKRVDYSGRSVIVVGPKLKMHQCGLPKEMAIELFQPFVIHRLIRQNIVNNIKAAKKLIQKADDEVMQVLQEVIDGHPILLNRAPTLHRLGIQAFEPKLVAGRAIQLHPLVCPAFNADFDGDQMAVHVPLAIEAQTEARMLMLASNNILSPATGDPIVTPSQDMVLGSYYLTAIHPQADQPKFGDHAHTYASLEDVLQALEDKRIYLHDWVWVRFSGEIEDDDELQKPRKTETLKDGTRIEEWTYRRDRLDEDGSLISRYILTTVGRVVMNHTIIDAVAAT